In Magallana gigas chromosome 1, xbMagGiga1.1, whole genome shotgun sequence, the sequence AGTTTGGTACTTATGTATGTATGAAAAATTGAGTACCAGGTACACTCAGAACTAAATATACTTTCAAatcaatcccccccccccccatatatTACTTCAAACTACCCTTTGCCTGCTACCTATACATTATCTATTTGCTTGATACAATACCTGTATCTGTTGTAgttgtactgtagattccttattaaatgtgtggaattaattaatattcgctaaaattgcgagaagcaaatctcgcggattttaaaatcttgcttttattttttaagacagttttgaactacAGAAACTATAACAAAAACTGGTGCTcccaattttatattctcacaatttgatacaaaacagcaatGCATAATCATGGAATCAAAAATAAGGAATTCACAGTATAACCAATAAAATGGTGATGAAATCTGCTTTCCCATTAATGTAACTTACCTCTCCACTGATTGTACCAGAGGCCATTAGATCCCCGGGGTTAGCGTTACACCCGGTCACCGTGTGATGGGTCAACTGCTGCTTCATTGTCCAGTACATGAACTGCAAATACAAAGATACATGCATTAATATATGGATAGAaaagttttagaattttttcaagaaaacataAAAGGCGTGAAGAAAAACTGTTTACAGGGACATTTTGCCATCTCTCTATAGTTGCCCCATTTGCCCTCACAATCAGACCTAATTAAAAACTACaaacttttctttcttttatccacAACTGAGTAAATAGAGGTAATTGAAATGGGGCAAAATCTTTTTCAACCATGATTGGGCAAAAAAACCCTCCAAAACAACGAGGCAAAAATAATTCTGCACTAATTTAAGTACtgtaaatgaatttcaaattaatgtatcGGTAGCAATTTAGTTGCAAAACcatgttgggttttttgtttttgatatacaagttttaaaatttgaataactGTACTGtatcaattcatttttaaacttgaatATCAAACATACAAAATCCTACCTTGAAATTACTACGGCATACAGTTGCTGGTTTTGGCATTCCTTCACCTAAAACAGAAACATGGCTGTCATTTCACCTCAAATCTTCATACTTCTACAAACATTTTAACAGCACAAGATATAGAACTCATATATTCAATGTGACCTTATATGTTAGTCAGAGTTTAAAATTGCCAAGTAAAAAACCAGCGTGTGTGTTAGTCTGACAATTCAATATATACTCATTTAGAATCcaatatcaaattttagaagAACAGATGCATCTTGTCCTATTACTCAGAATTTCCTACTgtaaaacaatgtttattttttttatattaaaaatatatctttaattttaaattcaatgaaattgGGCCAGTTTGAAACCATATCAAAAACGGGCACATACTTTTTATTAGCAAGAGATGGGGAGGGGATGGGGGGAGGGAATACTTTCACATAAAATTTAATCACAGGGTACTGATATAATGcacattacatacatgtaatatgcccaGAAATCTGAACTAAAAACTAACAAGTACTCTTTGCTTGCAAAAGATATGGGGGAAGGTttgctttcaaataaaatatgtaagttAGAATTCAAACTTAGGGTACTTGAATACATATGAATTAGACCTAAACATTTccaataaaatacaatttaatctAAGGAAACCTCACCTTTAATGGCTACTTCCAGATGGATGTCAAAGTTGTATGGGTCCTCATGGTACAGATAGGGGAGGGGCTTGGGGTCCTGGGTGGCATTAGGGACCACAAAGGGCTTCAGGGCGTCCATTGTCACCACCCATGGGGAAATGCTGGTTCCCAGGTTCTTCCCAAGGAAGGGCCCCAATGGTACATACTCCCACTTCTGGATGTCACGGGCTGTAATGAAAGAAGGAGAAGAATTTATTGATCTTCAACATTTAATTTCTACAGAACTATGGCATGAAAGCATGAAGTTTACAGGAATGACTGACAATGAATCTGTCAAGGGAGCTAACTTGTGCACTTACCACTCCAGTCATTCATCAGAACCATGCCAAAGATGTGATCCTCTGCCTTGTCCATGCTGATTGGCTCTCCCAGCTGGTTGCCGGGGCCGACTAGGAATGCCATCTCCAGCTCAAAGTCAAATAATTTGCAAGGACCAAACACTGGTGGCTGAGCTGCAACAGATaaggaaaaatacaattatgaagaccctattacatgtatgttatgatTCTCAGATGTGTATAtcattatggtacatgtatattagtgAATTTCTGTCTGTACTGTAATCCAAAAACAGGATTGCAAAAATGTCTAGACATAAGGTATTAACctgatattaaatatttaatatataattcacTCACATTCATCAGGCCTAGTCTGTCCATTGGGGCGTCTAATGGGAGTTCCAGATATGACAATTGAGGAGGCCCTGCCATGGTAACCAACCGGGAGGTGTGTCCTAAAAACATTCAGCAAATGATCAATGAACGTTAACAATTTCCAATTGTCAATATCGTTTAATATTTAAGTTACTTtcaaataacaatgaaatagacttttttaaaaaactgaaaaaaaatattaaataatagttACCAGTTAGGCATAAGGGCATTGTCTGGTCCTCGGAACATACAACCAACATTATAGGCGTGGTTCTTGGAGGAATAGAAATCAGTGTAGTCTCCTGATAAATTCAAAACATCAAACATAATTTGAAAACTCCATTGCTCAACATTACAATTTCACACatacacatacaaaaaactaaaatgaggataggaaaatttttaaaatcaatggagtttttttttttttaaacttaaactaTCTCCATAGTGATAGAATATCAAGGTGTCAGTCTTATTAAAATCTGACATCTAATTGCAGTAAATTAGAGGTCCGATATCAGAAGGTCAATACTTAATGCCAAGGCAATGCATATTTTAAGAACTGTATATCTTAAATTCTATTCTTCTACATGTGTATATAACAACATTTAGCATCTATCTGTATCAATctgtatcaaattcaaattgaaaTGCCTTTACAAAAACCCATCTTGGAGAAGACCACaagtcaaaaaatatttggttttataGTGAAGGTGCCTGGACACAGGCATATCATTTTTCACTGGCACTGCTcccaaaaaacaaataattcttGAAGATTTATATACTATCTACATGCTTACTGACCTATTTTTGCTGGTAAGTGCATGATTGCATCTGACTGTGGCACAAACGCCCTGGAaatgaaaagatatttattcTGAAAATGGACAATCAAAGCGGAAATCAAAATAATACTCTCATTATTCTTTATCTAAATTTTGCAGACTTGtttttacatgaaacttttttctccaaaatctgGAATCTcctttaaataatttaagagaaaaaaaaacaaaaaaaatctttacattagttattgtattgaaattttttttatcataatgctTGTAGAAATATGGTAGATAGATCtctttgtaaataaaaagattaacCCAATTAAAGCAATTAATACCTAGCTCGAAGGTCTTTGTTGTTGGAGAGTAATGGTTCTTGAGCAGACAGAAGCTGCTGTAAGGTGGTGCGAGCCTCCTGCCAGGCTGCCCGCCCCAGGCCCATGAAGGAGTTGAGGGTGGTCTGTAAAATGGGTcaacatatatataaactacTAATGGTCTGGTATAAAATAGTCTCCTAAGTAAGTACCACTACctgttatgttttgttttaaaaaaatgtttagggTTGCTTAACTCATACATTgtaaaagaatttataaaaaattaacctgAAATTTGACTCTTTTGAAGACATGGAATCTAAATTGATCTCCTGATCAATTCATATTTGTCCAATATCAGTTTGAGTAATCTCAGTGAGATTTGCAGACACTAAAAAATTTTGACTGACCAGATTCATCGAGACTAAATAATTATGACTGACATCTTTTTTTGAAGAGACCGACAGTCGCCAgtgaaaatttttcagtctCAATGAATATGGAATCTAAATTGAGCACCTGATTAATTCATATGTGTTCAATACCAGTTTGAGTATTCTCAGTGAGATTGATCGAGACTGAAAATTTTTGACTGACATCTCTTCAGAATTTTTCAGTCTTGAtgaatctcgctgagattacaGTTTGAGATCTGTcatgttttagaattttttagACATAAGTAATTGTGGCAGAATTAAAATACCTCTGCAAAGACATCCTGTTGACTCTGTAGGACCGGTCCGGTGAACAGGTGTCTGACGACACTCAGGTCCAACACCTGGTTACCAATGGCAACACCTATACGATGGGTTGGCTGAAAACACATATATAGGCATGATTATGTATGAACAAAATGTAAATTGCAGATATAACATAATTTACTGCACAATGATCAagagaatatacatgtatattgtttagTTCATGCAGTTGCTCATTATTTGCTGataactttatacatgtatatctcaaACTAATATTTACAATGGATTGACAAGTGAAAACTTTACCATGTTTAcgaatgaaaatgaaagaaagaatGAATACAGATGTACTGCTAAGTTAACACCTCAATATGCTGATGTGGGTAT encodes:
- the LOC105328095 gene encoding fumarylacetoacetase, with the translated sequence MSFIEVSPDSDFPLQNLPYGVFSTADNPTHRIGVAIGNQVLDLSVVRHLFTGPVLQSQQDVFAETTLNSFMGLGRAAWQEARTTLQQLLSAQEPLLSNNKDLRARAFVPQSDAIMHLPAKIGDYTDFYSSKNHAYNVGCMFRGPDNALMPNWTHLPVGYHGRASSIVISGTPIRRPNGQTRPDESQPPVFGPCKLFDFELEMAFLVGPGNQLGEPISMDKAEDHIFGMVLMNDWSARDIQKWEYVPLGPFLGKNLGTSISPWVVTMDALKPFVVPNATQDPKPLPYLYHEDPYNFDIHLEVAIKGEGMPKPATVCRSNFKFMYWTMKQQLTHHTVTGCNANPGDLMASGTISGETPDSYGSMLELCWKGTKTVDLGNGETRKFLKDGDDVIFTGYCEKDGVRIGFGSCTGQVLPALPMS